One window of the Cataglyphis hispanica isolate Lineage 1 chromosome 13, ULB_Chis1_1.0, whole genome shotgun sequence genome contains the following:
- the LOC126854106 gene encoding uncharacterized protein LOC126854106: protein MEAGVGAGGQADSGVGRRGLTRQSSSTALLNLSGMSERANNANSTDAMNSSRVNALRATVNRHTEAVSRLLLSSKETLEKRGIIESAFRAYRDAFMEVSTVLTGLIEERSASASCTAKDIKEAVVEVLEDFNKKVANNVKSNVSFAGAAAEKSKSYASVVGASGTEVRVSRGPTVEVSDTTSFLIVPSENKREKYVSSQVTKDTLCRVLKPADCGLKVRRISYARDNGVRIEAFSPDIKKIRAHPGLAEAGLTVREDRKLNPRLIVHGVTTDMSAKEIENELLAQNLSDVDAKDVKIVYIFTPKQDKRTTSCILEVTSAVRKILLECGRIYLRYSACSFADHVRIVQCYRCLTFGHIAKDCKGKPSCGHCAGAHEMKDCKNRDQTPKCLNCERNHITHGDLAHSAMDAAKCLVLRRRVKDKIANTSYE from the coding sequence ATGGAAGCCGGCGTAGGAGCTGGTGGGCAGGCTGACAGTGGAGTAGGAAGAAGGGGACTCACGAGACAGTCTTCAAGCACGGCATTACTAAATCTGTCAGGTATGTCAGAGAGagcaaataatgcaaatagtaCAGATGCAATGAACAGCTCGAGGGTAAATGCGCTCAGGGCTACGGTTAACAGACACACCGAGGCTGTGTCTAGGCTGCTCTTGTCCAGCAAGGAAACGCTGGAGAAGAGAGGTATAATCGAGTCGGCTTTTCGTGCATATAGAGATGCTTTTATGGAAGTATCCACGGTTTTGACGGGTTTGATTGAGGAGAGATCAGCATCTGCAAGCTGTACGGCGAAGGATATTAAGGAGGCTGTCGTGGAGGTGCTAGaggactttaataaaaaagttgcaaATAATGTGAAGAGTAACGTCAGCTTTGCGGGAGCTGCAGCTGAGAAGAGCAAATCATATGCGTCTGTTGTTGGGGCTTCAGGAACTGAGGTGCGTGTCTCGCGGGGTCCGACGGTGGAGGTATCTGACACCACAAGCTTTCTGATTGTGCCGAGTGAGAATAAGAGGGAGAAATACGTCTCATCACAGGTCACTAAGGATACCTTGTGCAGGGTCTTAAAACCGGCTGACTGTGGTTTAAAGGTCAGGAGGATATCGTATGCACGAGATAATGGTGTCAGAATTGAGGCATTCTCACCTGACATTAAAAAGATCAGGGCTCACCCTGGCCTTGCGGAGGCTGGATTGACAGTGCGTGAGGACAGGAAATTGAATCCAAGGCTTATAGTACATGGAGTTACTACCGATATGTCGGCTAAAGAAATTGAGAATGAGCTCCTGGCCCAGAACCTGAGTGATGTAGATGCAAAGGACGTGAagattgtttacatttttacgcCAAAACAAGACAAGCGCACTACCAGCTGCATACTGGAGGTTACATCGGCGGTACGAAAGATCTTACTTGAATGTGGACGGATTTATCTGCGCTACTCTGCCTGCTCATTTGCGGATCATGTTCGAATTGTGCAGTGTTATAGATGTCTCACGTTTGGCCATATTGCAAAAGATTGCAAAGGTAAACCTTCTTGCGGACATTGTGCAGGAGCACATGAGATGAAGGACTGCAAGAATAGGGATCAAACACCGAAGTGTCTGAACTGTGAGCGTAATCATATAACTCATGGTGACTTGGCCCACTCCGCCATGGATGCTGCAAAATGTTTGGTACTGAGGAGAAGGGTTAAGGACAAGATAGCCAATACCAGCTATGAATGA